One stretch of Ornithinimicrobium ciconiae DNA includes these proteins:
- a CDS encoding GNAT family protein, with protein sequence MGTDTAVDATFEVRPLTTETWPAFDAMVVRHNGIFGGCWCTWFHPEDPERGPGAEGSREVKRRCVEGGIAHAALVMDGEEAIAWAEYGTPAELPNIHHRKQYDAEKEGDPDYRITCVFVDKRYRRKGLTETAIRGALELIAKDGGGVVEAYPHDLTEQTKMMSSSFLYNGTRRLYERLGFTYVRPKGLNNCVMSLEVPPAS encoded by the coding sequence ATGGGCACTGACACAGCTGTCGACGCGACCTTCGAGGTGCGGCCGCTCACAACCGAGACCTGGCCGGCGTTCGACGCCATGGTGGTGCGCCACAACGGGATCTTCGGGGGCTGCTGGTGCACCTGGTTCCACCCTGAGGACCCCGAGCGCGGTCCGGGGGCCGAGGGCAGCCGCGAGGTGAAGAGGCGGTGCGTCGAGGGTGGCATCGCCCACGCCGCTCTGGTCATGGACGGTGAGGAGGCGATCGCCTGGGCTGAGTACGGCACGCCGGCCGAGCTGCCCAACATCCACCATCGCAAGCAGTATGACGCCGAGAAGGAGGGCGACCCGGACTACCGGATCACCTGCGTCTTCGTCGACAAGAGATACCGCCGCAAGGGGCTGACCGAGACCGCGATCAGGGGCGCGCTCGAGCTCATTGCCAAGGATGGGGGCGGCGTGGTGGAGGCCTATCCGCACGACCTGACGGAGCAGACCAAGATGATGTCCTCCTCGTTCCTCTACAACGGCACCCGCCGACTCTATGAACGACTGGGCTTCACCTATGTGCGCCCCAAGGGTCTGAATAACTGCGTGATGTCGCTCGAGGTGCCGCCGGCGTCGTGA
- a CDS encoding DsbA family oxidoreductase translates to MQLNNPQAGVITVWSDISCPWATLALHTLHHVAAERGARLTIDHRVFPLELLNRRPGSRPEHDEEVATITAVRTDLDWSPWEVDDWTFPATTLPALAAVQAAKQQGFEAADALDTALRRAFFVDQRCISLIPVIEDIARDCAQVDADALLEALHSGAGQATVFADFEAAGTGQIQGSPHVWTSDGPFAANPGVEDVEHFTDYDFTWVDRLL, encoded by the coding sequence ATGCAACTGAACAACCCACAAGCAGGGGTCATCACCGTCTGGTCCGACATCTCGTGCCCCTGGGCGACCCTCGCGCTGCACACGTTGCACCACGTGGCAGCCGAGCGCGGAGCTCGCCTGACCATCGACCACCGCGTCTTCCCGCTGGAGCTGCTGAACCGCCGGCCCGGGTCGCGGCCGGAGCACGACGAGGAGGTCGCGACGATCACCGCCGTGCGCACCGACCTCGACTGGTCGCCCTGGGAGGTCGACGACTGGACCTTCCCAGCCACGACCCTGCCTGCCCTGGCCGCCGTCCAGGCCGCCAAGCAGCAAGGGTTCGAGGCCGCGGACGCGCTCGACACCGCCCTGCGCCGTGCGTTCTTCGTCGACCAGCGGTGCATCAGCCTGATCCCGGTGATCGAGGACATCGCCCGGGACTGTGCCCAGGTCGACGCCGACGCGCTGCTCGAGGCACTGCACTCAGGCGCTGGCCAGGCCACCGTCTTCGCCGACTTCGAGGCCGCCGGGACGGGTCAGATCCAGGGCAGTCCGCACGTGTGGACCTCCGACGGGCCGTTCGCGGCGAACCCGGGAGTCGAGGACGTCGAGCACTTCACCGACTACGACTTCACCTGGGTCGATCGGCTGCTGTGA
- a CDS encoding hypervirulence associated TUDOR domain-containing protein: protein MSKDFSVGDHVRWNSEAGHVTGVITKKHTSDTDYKGHTRRCSPEDPQYEIKSDKTDHVAMHKGDALHKID from the coding sequence ATGAGCAAGGACTTCTCCGTCGGTGACCACGTGCGCTGGAACTCCGAGGCTGGGCACGTCACCGGCGTCATCACCAAAAAGCACACCAGCGACACCGACTACAAGGGCCACACCCGGCGCTGCTCGCCGGAGGATCCGCAATATGAGATCAAGAGCGACAAGACCGACCACGTCGCGATGCACAAGGGCGACGCGCTGCACAAGATCGACTGA
- a CDS encoding 3-methyladenine DNA glycosylase, with product MTTQVLPASDWRSRAEEHAAAVDALTSARLERRADGRKHPVEDFLFEYYNFRPAQLRRWHPGAGVALEGAAERADWPFYSYAGGRASLDVASFAAKRESALLFVRRLLSATLSRPGRFGCFGLHEWAMVYRADDEAIRHGGWPLRLGSSGTDQVVEQATISCSHFDAYRFFTPDAEPLNTLSPTRETQLAMEQPGCLHAGMDIYKWCFKLTPLVPSDLTLDAFRLAREIRELDMRAAPYDLADLGFEPIRIETAEGRAEYAAAQRAFSERSNELRRRLLDVLPAG from the coding sequence GTGACGACCCAGGTGCTGCCCGCGAGCGACTGGCGCTCGCGGGCCGAGGAGCACGCGGCAGCCGTGGACGCGCTGACCTCGGCCCGCCTCGAGCGGCGCGCGGACGGGCGCAAGCACCCGGTGGAGGACTTCCTGTTCGAGTACTACAACTTCCGCCCCGCCCAGCTGCGCCGCTGGCATCCCGGGGCCGGCGTCGCCCTCGAGGGCGCGGCGGAGCGGGCCGACTGGCCCTTCTACTCGTATGCCGGGGGGCGGGCTTCCCTCGACGTCGCCTCGTTCGCCGCGAAGCGTGAGTCGGCGCTGCTGTTCGTGCGCCGGCTGTTGAGCGCGACGCTGTCCAGGCCGGGTCGCTTCGGCTGCTTCGGCCTGCACGAGTGGGCGATGGTCTATCGCGCCGACGACGAGGCGATCCGCCACGGCGGCTGGCCGCTGCGGCTCGGCTCGTCGGGCACCGACCAGGTCGTCGAGCAAGCCACGATCAGCTGCTCGCACTTCGACGCCTACCGCTTCTTCACCCCGGACGCGGAGCCGCTCAACACGCTGTCGCCGACCCGCGAGACGCAGCTGGCGATGGAGCAGCCAGGCTGCCTGCACGCCGGCATGGACATCTACAAGTGGTGCTTCAAGCTCACGCCGCTGGTGCCCAGCGACCTGACGCTCGACGCGTTCCGGCTGGCCCGTGAGATCCGCGAGCTCGACATGCGGGCGGCACCCTATGACCTCGCTGACCTGGGCTTTGAGCCCATCCGGATCGAGACGGCCGAGGGCCGCGCAGAGTATGCCGCGGCCCAGCGCGCCTTCAGCGAGCGCTCTAATGAGCTGCGCCGACGACTGCTGGACGTCCTGCCTGCCGGGTGA
- a CDS encoding inositol monophosphatase family protein: MAAPLTTETFLADPVLAAARDAAHIAVARMTHWRTRLDEAAVSVKDNPNDLLTVADQEIEALVTGYLHRHRPDDVVIGEEGVAALSLEDLPGGAELAAGLCGPGAGDSARIEWHVDPIDGTVNFVRGLEQHCFSIGAKDLATGQWLVGLVAAPALRTVWFARAGQGAWRTGALPGAIPGAGRGDDTSPPPPHEHMFVRLAGTPAGRRGRVVATGFGYSPALRAIQLAALPLVMEGFDDLRRGGSAALDLCAAAEGRVNAYYERDLGVYDWAAGALIAEEAGLVVQRPDGPGELTIVADTAERLEFLRARA; the protein is encoded by the coding sequence ATGGCCGCCCCCTTGACGACCGAGACCTTCCTCGCCGACCCCGTCCTCGCTGCGGCGCGGGACGCTGCCCACATCGCCGTCGCGCGGATGACGCACTGGCGGACCCGGCTGGACGAGGCGGCCGTCAGCGTCAAGGACAACCCCAATGACCTGCTGACGGTCGCCGACCAGGAGATTGAGGCGCTCGTCACCGGCTACCTCCACCGGCACCGCCCGGATGATGTGGTGATCGGCGAGGAGGGGGTCGCCGCCCTGTCGCTCGAGGACCTGCCCGGCGGCGCCGAGCTCGCTGCGGGGCTCTGTGGGCCGGGTGCCGGTGACAGCGCGCGCATCGAGTGGCACGTCGACCCGATCGACGGCACCGTCAACTTCGTCCGCGGCCTCGAGCAGCACTGCTTCTCGATCGGTGCCAAGGACCTGGCCACCGGTCAGTGGCTCGTCGGGCTGGTCGCCGCTCCGGCGCTGCGCACCGTGTGGTTCGCGCGCGCGGGCCAGGGCGCGTGGCGGACCGGGGCGCTGCCCGGCGCCATCCCTGGGGCCGGACGGGGCGACGACACGAGCCCACCGCCACCACACGAGCACATGTTCGTGCGGTTGGCGGGGACGCCGGCTGGGCGTCGCGGCCGGGTGGTGGCCACCGGGTTCGGCTACTCCCCCGCACTGCGTGCCATCCAGCTCGCGGCGCTCCCCCTGGTGATGGAGGGCTTCGACGACCTGCGGCGGGGCGGGTCGGCTGCGCTGGATCTGTGCGCGGCCGCCGAGGGGAGGGTCAACGCCTACTACGAGCGCGACCTGGGCGTCTATGACTGGGCTGCTGGGGCTCTCATCGCCGAGGAGGCGGGCCTGGTCGTGCAACGCCCCGACGGCCCGGGCGAGCTGACGATCGTCGCCGACACCGCCGAGCGCCTGGAGTTCCTCCGCGCCCGGGCTTGA
- a CDS encoding TfoX/Sxy family protein, whose translation MAYDEGLAERIRHLLDGEPGVSEKKMFGGLSFLVDGNMAVAAGNDGALMFRRDPARADPVGEHIRPQVMGERVMSGWLHVDAEGVATEEALREIVQRGVRYARTLPPK comes from the coding sequence ATGGCGTATGACGAGGGGCTGGCCGAGCGCATCCGTCACCTGCTCGACGGGGAGCCTGGGGTCAGCGAGAAGAAGATGTTCGGTGGGCTGTCGTTCCTGGTCGACGGCAACATGGCGGTCGCGGCGGGCAATGACGGGGCGCTGATGTTTCGGCGTGATCCTGCCCGGGCGGACCCGGTCGGGGAGCACATCCGCCCGCAGGTGATGGGTGAGCGGGTGATGTCGGGGTGGCTGCATGTGGACGCCGAGGGGGTGGCGACGGAGGAGGCGTTGCGCGAGATCGTGCAGCGCGGCGTGCGTTACGCCCGGACGCTGCCACCGAAGTAG
- a CDS encoding cytochrome P450, with protein sequence MSSRFLDLADPTFDVTGPDVIDARGESWWARSSYGHAVLRHAEVTALLKDRRFRQGNAKWPSQNGIHSGMFSDWWHKVLLSLEGEDHLRMRRLLNPAFKQGAIAAMVPSFSQLAHELVDGFSERGSVEFITEFAEPYASRILCRLVGLPESEWEQVAHWADDLGKSFGVRIKEDLPRIEAALEGLYGYCDEVVRDRAAQPRDDLVSDLVRHQQEGKLSPEELSVALVFLIFAGMETTRNQLGLALRTLFAHPGQWELLAADPDLGRNAVEEVMRVNPTVTWITREAIEDVVLHDELQLRAGDIVQVLSHSAGTDPRAQPDPTFDIRVEHPMHMGFGGGVHHCLGHWVARMDMAVALPILAARMPDARADGPGQWLPMSGNTGAISFPIAFTPTPARSGPTE encoded by the coding sequence ATGAGCAGCCGTTTCCTCGACCTCGCGGACCCCACCTTTGACGTCACCGGCCCCGACGTGATCGACGCCCGCGGGGAGTCCTGGTGGGCGCGCAGCAGCTATGGCCATGCCGTGCTCCGCCACGCCGAGGTCACCGCCCTGCTCAAGGACCGCCGCTTCCGGCAGGGCAACGCCAAGTGGCCCTCACAGAACGGCATCCACTCCGGGATGTTCAGCGACTGGTGGCACAAGGTGCTGCTCTCGCTGGAGGGTGAGGACCACCTGCGGATGCGCCGGCTGCTGAACCCGGCCTTCAAGCAGGGTGCCATCGCCGCCATGGTGCCCTCGTTCAGCCAGCTCGCACACGAGCTGGTCGACGGGTTCAGCGAGCGCGGGTCGGTGGAGTTCATCACGGAGTTCGCCGAGCCCTATGCCTCGCGGATCCTGTGCCGCCTGGTCGGTCTGCCGGAGTCCGAGTGGGAGCAGGTCGCGCACTGGGCCGATGACCTGGGCAAGAGCTTCGGCGTGCGTATCAAGGAGGACCTGCCGCGGATCGAGGCGGCGCTGGAGGGACTCTACGGCTACTGCGACGAGGTGGTCCGGGACCGCGCCGCCCAGCCGCGCGACGACCTGGTCTCCGACCTGGTGCGCCACCAGCAGGAGGGCAAGCTCTCCCCCGAGGAGCTGTCGGTCGCCCTGGTCTTTCTGATCTTCGCGGGCATGGAGACCACCCGCAACCAGCTCGGCTTGGCGCTGCGGACGCTCTTCGCCCACCCCGGCCAGTGGGAGCTGCTCGCCGCCGACCCCGACCTCGGACGCAATGCCGTCGAGGAGGTCATGCGGGTCAACCCGACCGTCACCTGGATCACCCGGGAGGCGATCGAGGACGTCGTCCTCCATGACGAGCTGCAGCTGCGCGCCGGAGACATCGTCCAGGTCCTCTCCCACAGCGCCGGCACCGATCCGCGCGCCCAGCCCGACCCGACCTTCGACATCCGGGTCGAGCACCCGATGCACATGGGCTTCGGCGGTGGCGTGCACCACTGCCTGGGTCACTGGGTCGCCCGGATGGACATGGCCGTCGCCCTGCCGATCCTGGCCGCTCGGATGCCCGACGCTCGCGCCGACGGCCCCGGCCAGTGGCTGCCTATGTCCGGCAACACCGGGGCGATCAGCTTCCCGATCGCCTTCACCCCGACGCCGGCACGGTCAGGGCCCACCGAGTGA
- a CDS encoding amidohydrolase family protein: MEAHRTVSRRAFALGAVGVLAACSSTNNDPTTTTSGPEAAGGGLGPVPEFTGKLAPLVEGVTVPPDLPVTAPTLFRGVRLFDGEEVTEAADVILQGGLVAAVGAGLDEPDGVEVVDGAGHTLVPGMIDSHVHAFPQAQALAARFGVLTELDLFSVEGLSTQVDEQRTTGATDRADVFSATSMATAPDGHGTQFRVPIDTLTDPSQAVGWVEERVAEGAAYIKIVVESGFGWASLEQDTVAALVEAAHEHSLRAIIHAQSLEDTTIALSAPLDGLAHAPWDELPPDLVARIAEMGIFVVTTAGLAQPTRHKPALDDDRVMDRIDPGLLSSFRRASYATDATWAAMLPNLQALHSAGVSLLAGTDNSNPGTISGAGMLVELAILVEAGMTPVEAMASATSLPADTFGLADRGRIAEGLRGDVVLIEGDPTAEITDLHGVVGVWKWGVSVDLDVA; this comes from the coding sequence ATGGAAGCCCACCGCACAGTGTCGCGGCGGGCTTTTGCACTCGGCGCAGTAGGGGTGCTGGCGGCCTGTTCCTCGACGAACAACGACCCGACGACTACGACGAGCGGCCCCGAGGCAGCCGGAGGCGGACTCGGTCCGGTTCCCGAGTTCACAGGTAAGCTGGCTCCCCTCGTCGAGGGCGTGACGGTGCCACCCGACCTGCCCGTGACGGCGCCGACGCTGTTCCGGGGAGTCCGCCTCTTCGATGGCGAGGAGGTCACGGAGGCGGCTGACGTCATACTCCAGGGCGGCCTGGTAGCGGCGGTCGGAGCCGGGCTGGACGAGCCGGACGGCGTCGAGGTCGTCGACGGTGCGGGGCATACCCTGGTCCCCGGCATGATCGACTCCCACGTGCACGCCTTCCCCCAGGCACAGGCCCTCGCGGCACGTTTCGGCGTGCTGACCGAGTTGGATCTTTTCAGCGTGGAGGGCCTGAGCACCCAGGTCGATGAGCAGCGCACCACCGGGGCGACCGACCGGGCGGATGTCTTCAGTGCGACGTCCATGGCCACCGCACCGGACGGGCACGGCACGCAGTTTCGCGTGCCCATCGACACCCTGACCGACCCCTCCCAGGCCGTGGGATGGGTCGAGGAACGCGTGGCCGAGGGCGCGGCATACATCAAGATCGTGGTCGAGTCCGGCTTCGGGTGGGCGTCACTCGAGCAGGACACTGTGGCGGCTCTCGTCGAGGCGGCGCACGAGCACTCCCTGCGCGCCATCATCCACGCCCAGTCCCTGGAGGACACCACCATCGCTCTGTCCGCGCCACTGGACGGACTGGCTCACGCCCCGTGGGACGAGCTGCCGCCCGACCTCGTCGCGAGGATCGCCGAGATGGGGATCTTCGTGGTCACGACCGCGGGGTTGGCGCAACCCACCCGGCACAAGCCGGCCCTCGACGACGACCGAGTGATGGACCGGATTGACCCGGGGCTGCTGAGCTCCTTCCGACGCGCGAGTTATGCCACTGACGCCACGTGGGCCGCGATGCTGCCCAACCTGCAGGCACTCCACAGCGCTGGTGTGTCCTTGCTCGCGGGCACCGACAACAGCAACCCCGGCACGATCTCCGGTGCCGGCATGCTGGTCGAACTGGCCATCCTGGTCGAAGCAGGGATGACGCCCGTGGAGGCGATGGCCTCGGCGACCTCGCTGCCCGCCGACACCTTCGGGCTGGCCGATCGCGGTCGCATCGCCGAGGGTCTGCGGGGAGACGTCGTGCTCATCGAGGGCGACCCCACCGCGGAGATCACCGACCTGCACGGCGTGGTCGGGGTGTGGAAGTGGGGCGTCTCGGTCGACCTTGACGTCGCCTGA
- a CDS encoding branched-chain amino acid aminotransferase, with protein sequence MTTETTPTFALEQRPDPASDEQVAELLANPAFGAKFTDHMVVVDWSKEGGWADPRVTAYGPFQLEPAASVFHYGQEIFEGMKAYRHADGSIWTFRPEQNADRFARSARRLALPELPKGLFLESLRALVELDQRWVPDQSLGEVSLYLRPFMIATEQALGVRPANRALYSVIASPAGAYFPGGLKPVNIWLSEDFVRAAPGGTGTAKCGGNYAASLAAQAEGIDNGCDQVAFLDAIEQKWVEELGGMNLFFAYRDGTIVTPELSGTILEGVTRGSLIELAREKGHEVIERKYSIDEWRADAASGDLVEVFACGTAAVIVPVGTLKWRGGEVSMTGGDIAGDLRNALLDIQYGRVEDTHGWMHQLV encoded by the coding sequence ATGACCACCGAGACCACCCCCACCTTCGCGCTCGAGCAGCGCCCCGACCCGGCCAGCGACGAGCAGGTGGCGGAGCTGCTGGCCAACCCGGCCTTCGGTGCGAAGTTCACCGACCACATGGTGGTGGTGGACTGGAGCAAGGAGGGTGGTTGGGCCGACCCGCGTGTCACCGCCTACGGCCCCTTCCAGCTGGAGCCGGCGGCGTCGGTCTTCCACTACGGCCAGGAGATCTTCGAGGGGATGAAGGCCTACCGGCACGCGGACGGGTCGATCTGGACGTTCCGGCCCGAGCAGAACGCCGACCGCTTTGCCCGTTCGGCGCGCCGCCTGGCGCTGCCGGAGCTGCCGAAGGGCCTGTTCCTGGAGTCGCTGCGCGCGCTCGTCGAGCTGGACCAGCGGTGGGTGCCGGACCAGTCCCTCGGGGAGGTCAGCCTCTATCTGCGCCCGTTCATGATCGCGACCGAGCAGGCGCTGGGGGTGCGTCCGGCCAACCGCGCTCTCTACAGCGTGATCGCCTCTCCGGCTGGCGCCTACTTCCCCGGTGGGCTGAAGCCGGTCAACATCTGGCTGTCCGAGGACTTTGTGCGCGCCGCCCCCGGCGGCACCGGCACGGCCAAGTGCGGCGGCAACTATGCCGCCTCGCTCGCGGCACAGGCGGAGGGAATCGACAACGGCTGCGACCAGGTGGCCTTCCTGGACGCCATCGAGCAGAAGTGGGTCGAGGAGCTCGGTGGCATGAACCTGTTCTTCGCCTACCGGGACGGCACGATCGTCACCCCAGAGCTGAGCGGCACGATCCTGGAGGGCGTCACCCGCGGATCGTTGATCGAGCTCGCCCGGGAGAAGGGCCACGAGGTCATCGAGCGGAAGTACTCGATCGATGAGTGGCGCGCCGATGCTGCCAGCGGTGACCTCGTCGAGGTGTTCGCCTGTGGCACTGCTGCGGTCATCGTGCCGGTCGGCACGCTGAAGTGGCGCGGCGGCGAGGTGTCGATGACCGGCGGCGACATCGCGGGCGACCTGCGCAACGCCCTGCTAGACATCCAGTACGGCCGCGTCGAGGACACCCACGGCTGGATGCACCAGCTGGTCTGA
- a CDS encoding NAD(P)-binding domain-containing protein, which translates to MSRQAQRLDPNSADLTLLQDRQVAVLGFGPVGSGHALNLRDSGVDVRVGVPADSRAAARAEIEGILVVEAADAVRQADIVVLPADEALDVATVAPLLGALEPGDLVLVTGPELVRDGLTVPEGVDLVLLQGIGGAHRLRDEYLDGRGVPALVAVETDASGFAWPVLTAYSQAVGALRSGALVTSVTELAAATTYAESSVHEPVQALVREGFDALIVQGVSEEVAYLVTLHELRARVDTALVAGFGPTQVSDRQAAALPSRRAAAAVAHPIEAVGRRVRALMSWIR; encoded by the coding sequence GTGAGCCGGCAGGCGCAGCGGCTGGACCCGAACTCAGCCGATCTGACCCTGCTGCAGGACCGGCAGGTGGCGGTGCTGGGCTTCGGGCCGGTCGGCTCCGGCCACGCCCTCAACCTGCGAGACAGCGGGGTCGACGTGCGCGTCGGCGTCCCAGCGGACAGCCGCGCCGCCGCCCGGGCCGAGATCGAGGGCATCCTCGTCGTCGAGGCGGCCGACGCCGTGCGGCAGGCGGATATCGTCGTGCTCCCGGCGGACGAGGCACTCGACGTCGCCACCGTCGCTCCGTTGCTGGGCGCCCTCGAACCGGGGGACCTGGTGCTCGTCACCGGACCCGAGCTGGTCCGGGACGGACTGACTGTCCCCGAGGGCGTGGACCTCGTTCTCCTGCAGGGGATCGGCGGTGCTCACCGGCTCCGGGACGAATACCTGGACGGTCGCGGAGTGCCCGCCCTGGTGGCGGTGGAGACCGATGCGAGCGGCTTCGCCTGGCCGGTGCTCACGGCATACAGCCAGGCGGTGGGTGCGCTGCGCTCTGGTGCCCTGGTCACCTCGGTCACCGAACTGGCCGCTGCCACAACGTATGCCGAGAGCTCCGTGCACGAGCCGGTGCAGGCGCTGGTGCGCGAGGGGTTCGACGCCCTGATCGTGCAGGGGGTCAGTGAGGAGGTGGCCTACCTGGTGACGCTGCACGAGCTGAGGGCGCGGGTCGACACCGCACTGGTCGCCGGCTTCGGCCCGACCCAGGTGAGCGACCGACAGGCTGCGGCGCTGCCCAGCCGTCGGGCGGCCGCGGCCGTGGCCCACCCGATCGAGGCCGTGGGGCGGCGAGTGCGGGCGCTGATGAGCTGGATCCGCTGA
- a CDS encoding SixA phosphatase family protein, with the protein MTEDSKRLLLVRHAKTEQVPGKVDHDRELLPRGVADARAGGAWIVEHELVPHLVLCSTATRAQQTWQEMAEGGRLRDVEVWSDRRIYNAYPEEILDPIREVPEDTQVLMVVGHAPSIPALGEVLADETTSDTAVLATLRESMPTGVGLELEVTGSWSDLGAGSARLVGFHRWRGPEGRS; encoded by the coding sequence ATGACCGAGGACAGCAAGCGTCTGCTGCTGGTGCGCCACGCCAAGACCGAGCAGGTGCCGGGCAAGGTCGACCACGACCGTGAGCTGCTGCCCCGCGGCGTCGCGGACGCCCGCGCGGGTGGCGCCTGGATCGTTGAGCACGAGTTGGTGCCGCACCTGGTGCTCTGCTCGACCGCCACCAGGGCGCAGCAGACCTGGCAGGAGATGGCCGAGGGTGGCCGTCTGCGCGACGTCGAGGTCTGGAGCGACCGGCGGATCTATAACGCCTATCCGGAGGAGATCCTGGACCCCATCCGCGAGGTTCCCGAGGACACCCAGGTCCTGATGGTCGTCGGGCACGCCCCCTCGATCCCTGCACTGGGGGAGGTGCTGGCTGACGAGACGACCAGTGACACCGCCGTGCTGGCCACCCTGAGGGAGAGTATGCCGACCGGCGTGGGTCTGGAGCTCGAGGTCACCGGCTCGTGGAGTGACCTCGGTGCCGGATCCGCACGGCTGGTCGGCTTCCACCGCTGGCGCGGACCCGAGGGACGGTCGTGA
- a CDS encoding 2-hydroxyacid dehydrogenase, protein MRVISVPSVVADLVEPVEGAQVVTWDMRDDPPRPDLELVIVPQFNAPRVKRLGELADLRAVITLTAGYEHVTPHLPAGVALANAVGVHDSATAEMALALMLAAQRDIPTFVRAQDAGRWEKQQVTRSLADSRVLIVGYGGIGLALAARVVACEATVTAVASRARDGDEYADTVHPIDDLSALLPDADIVVLAVPLLDSTRGLLGAEQLALLPDDALVVNVGRGGLIDTDALRAECASGRLRAALDVTDPEPLPEGHPLWSTPGVLISPHRGGASTAFPRRGARYVTEQIATFVRTHEIEHVVATGEESS, encoded by the coding sequence GTGCGTGTGATCAGTGTGCCCTCAGTCGTTGCAGACCTCGTGGAGCCCGTGGAGGGTGCGCAGGTCGTGACCTGGGACATGCGGGACGACCCGCCCCGTCCCGACCTCGAGCTCGTCATCGTCCCGCAGTTCAACGCACCGCGGGTCAAGCGCCTGGGCGAGCTGGCTGACCTGCGGGCCGTGATCACCCTCACCGCGGGCTATGAGCACGTCACCCCGCACCTGCCGGCCGGGGTCGCGCTGGCCAACGCGGTCGGCGTCCACGACTCGGCCACCGCCGAGATGGCACTGGCCCTGATGCTCGCCGCTCAGCGCGACATCCCCACCTTCGTCCGCGCGCAGGACGCCGGTCGTTGGGAGAAGCAGCAGGTCACCCGTTCGTTGGCGGACTCGCGGGTGCTGATCGTCGGCTATGGCGGCATAGGCCTGGCGCTCGCCGCCCGCGTGGTCGCCTGCGAGGCGACCGTCACCGCCGTCGCCAGCCGGGCCCGCGACGGGGATGAGTATGCCGACACGGTCCACCCCATCGACGACCTGTCAGCGCTCCTCCCGGACGCCGACATCGTGGTTCTGGCCGTCCCGCTGCTGGACAGCACCCGTGGACTGCTGGGCGCCGAGCAACTGGCGCTGCTGCCGGATGACGCCCTGGTCGTCAACGTCGGCCGGGGCGGGCTGATCGACACCGACGCGCTGCGGGCCGAGTGCGCGTCCGGCCGGCTGCGCGCGGCCCTCGACGTCACGGACCCTGAGCCGCTGCCCGAGGGACACCCACTGTGGAGCACCCCGGGCGTCCTGATCAGTCCGCACCGTGGGGGCGCCAGCACCGCATTCCCGCGCCGGGGCGCCCGTTATGTCACAGAGCAGATCGCAACCTTCGTGCGCACCCACGAGATTGAGCACGTCGTCGCCACAGGTGAGGAGTCGTCATGA